The following are encoded together in the Falsiruegeria litorea R37 genome:
- a CDS encoding carboxymuconolactone decarboxylase family protein, whose protein sequence is MSWTEKLSATRAGLRNLNGAIPDTAKAFGALGKSVKQGGTLDYKTKEFVALGISVADRCEPCISLHVEALAKAGATREEIADVLGMCIQMGGGPSMMYAAKALECFDELTG, encoded by the coding sequence ATGTCCTGGACCGAAAAACTTTCCGCCACCCGCGCAGGTCTGCGCAATCTGAATGGGGCCATTCCCGACACGGCCAAAGCCTTTGGTGCTTTGGGAAAGTCCGTAAAACAAGGCGGCACGCTGGACTACAAAACCAAGGAATTTGTGGCCTTGGGCATCTCGGTCGCGGATCGCTGCGAACCTTGCATTTCGCTCCATGTTGAGGCTTTGGCCAAGGCTGGGGCAACCCGCGAAGAGATTGCCGATGTCCTGGGCATGTGCATCCAGATGGGTGGTGGCCCGTCGATGATGTATGCGGCCAAAGCGTTGGAGTGTTTTGACGAACTGACCGGCTGA
- a CDS encoding DUF938 domain-containing protein, giving the protein MSKRTLPPTASVAEAGEGARLVAPAASRNVDAIGALLEQVAPRSGNVLEIASGTGQHVATFAPRFPDLIWQPTDVDAERLASIDSYARGLGNIQPAQILDATCPGWAAAYPNQSLVLLVNLLHLISWGEARTVVTESAQSLRPGGRLVLYGPFMRQGELTSEGDVRFHQSLTAQDPEIGYKNDQEVVDAVERAGLTLVDMVDMPANNLALIAERPTA; this is encoded by the coding sequence ATGAGCAAACGCACCTTGCCCCCCACCGCGAGTGTTGCCGAAGCAGGCGAAGGCGCGCGTTTGGTCGCCCCAGCCGCCAGCCGCAACGTGGATGCCATCGGCGCGCTCCTGGAACAGGTCGCACCGCGCTCTGGCAACGTATTGGAGATCGCAAGCGGCACCGGACAGCATGTAGCCACCTTTGCGCCCCGCTTCCCCGATCTGATCTGGCAGCCCACAGACGTCGACGCCGAGCGCCTTGCCAGCATCGACAGCTACGCCCGGGGTCTGGGAAATATTCAGCCTGCGCAGATACTGGATGCAACGTGCCCGGGATGGGCAGCGGCGTATCCAAATCAATCCCTCGTCCTTCTGGTGAACCTGTTGCACCTCATCAGCTGGGGCGAGGCCAGGACCGTTGTCACCGAATCCGCGCAATCTTTACGCCCCGGAGGGCGTTTGGTTCTTTATGGTCCATTCATGCGCCAAGGCGAGTTGACAAGTGAGGGTGATGTTCGCTTTCACCAATCGCTGACCGCACAAGACCCTGAAATCGGTTACAAGAACGACCAAGAAGTCGTGGATGCCGTCGAACGAGCGGGACTGACGCTGGTCGACATGGTCGATATGCCAGCAAACAATCTTGCCTTGATCGCAGAACGGCCCACCGCATGA